A portion of the Rubritalea squalenifaciens DSM 18772 genome contains these proteins:
- a CDS encoding ATPase produces MFTKPFAIALAALGAAIGIGLVGFKATEATGRNPGAAGPILTLAIILAALCEGIFILTLFVA; encoded by the coding sequence ATGTTCACTAAGCCATTCGCAATCGCGCTTGCAGCACTCGGTGCAGCCATCGGTATCGGTCTCGTAGGTTTCAAAGCTACTGAAGCTACTGGCCGCAACCCAGGTGCAGCTGGTCCTATCCTTACTCTTGCGATCATTCTCGCAGCTCTTTGTGAGGGTATCTTCATTCTTACTCTCTTCGTTGCTTAA
- a CDS encoding YiiX/YebB-like N1pC/P60 family cysteine hydrolase, producing the protein MPTTHNTFLDHAEIIASTCRAMPLDESLLEVRDDVSKAIERGYFLPDEDERLREMYRRYLRTRTVLLESIVALEPFAIGREEMEWEDRMCTFAAAFAAATVLVRSAKYIVDIAADQFLVWKKLDEAELRYGIAKNSFSAVFKNLTSSRRMWRFYESIRFYELHKEEIYALAEQGGVIAELVEILKEEEEFLEFRKRDYLKRRLRYTLHSFVRRHHTGYKKAMFHIFRLSGSAIAEMKQPIIAQMKAGKRVTPRVLAKAWSVLQPGDIIITRHDDAMSNLFLPGFWPHAAFYIGSYEQRVRMGLEDELGLEADVVEAKKDGVKYRKLAETLTVDAFVILRPKLNEAERLEAVRKAMSHAGKRYDFLFDFSRADRLACTEVVYRSYHAVGEVSFQLQDHAGRKCLSAENMLDQAISSGNFEPVAIYGVRGIKVQMGEDVRPILQGSYKSCWD; encoded by the coding sequence ATGCCGACCACTCATAATACGTTTCTAGACCACGCAGAAATTATCGCGTCGACATGTCGTGCGATGCCGCTTGATGAAAGTCTGTTAGAAGTAAGGGATGATGTGTCCAAGGCTATAGAGCGTGGATATTTTCTGCCGGATGAAGATGAGCGGTTGAGGGAAATGTATCGCCGCTATCTGCGTACACGCACTGTATTGCTTGAGTCTATCGTGGCTCTGGAGCCTTTCGCTATTGGCAGAGAGGAGATGGAGTGGGAGGATCGTATGTGTACCTTTGCAGCGGCCTTTGCTGCGGCAACGGTTCTCGTGCGCAGCGCGAAGTACATTGTGGATATCGCAGCGGATCAGTTTTTGGTTTGGAAAAAGTTGGATGAAGCAGAGCTGCGATATGGTATCGCTAAGAACTCGTTTTCGGCGGTGTTTAAGAATCTCACCTCATCGCGAAGGATGTGGAGATTCTATGAATCGATTCGTTTCTATGAGCTGCATAAAGAGGAGATTTATGCCCTGGCTGAGCAGGGCGGGGTGATTGCTGAGCTTGTAGAAATTTTAAAAGAGGAGGAGGAATTTTTAGAGTTTCGCAAGCGTGACTACCTCAAAAGGCGCCTTCGTTACACGCTGCACTCCTTTGTTCGGAGGCATCACACCGGCTATAAAAAGGCGATGTTTCACATTTTCCGGCTCAGTGGTAGCGCGATTGCGGAGATGAAGCAGCCAATTATTGCGCAGATGAAGGCGGGCAAGCGGGTGACGCCGCGGGTGCTGGCTAAGGCCTGGTCCGTGTTGCAACCGGGTGACATTATTATTACCAGGCACGATGATGCGATGAGTAATCTCTTCTTGCCGGGTTTCTGGCCACATGCCGCCTTCTATATAGGTAGCTATGAGCAAAGGGTGCGAATGGGGCTGGAGGATGAGCTGGGCTTGGAGGCCGATGTGGTGGAGGCCAAGAAGGACGGGGTAAAATACCGGAAGCTGGCAGAAACGCTCACGGTGGATGCTTTTGTGATTTTGCGCCCGAAATTGAATGAGGCTGAGCGGCTGGAGGCGGTGCGCAAGGCGATGAGTCATGCCGGCAAGCGCTATGACTTCCTCTTTGACTTCAGTCGTGCGGATCGCCTGGCCTGCACGGAGGTGGTCTATAGGTCTTACCATGCGGTGGGAGAGGTGAGCTTCCAGTTACAGGATCATGCGGGCAGGAAATGTCTCTCTGCCGAGAATATGCTGGATCAGGCGATAAGCTCTGGAAATTTCGAGCCAGTGGCGATTTATGGGGTGCGTGGAATCAAGGTTCAGATGGGCGAGGATGTCAGACCGATTCTGCAGGGGAGCTACAAATCCTGCTGGGATTGA
- the tsaE gene encoding tRNA (adenosine(37)-N6)-threonylcarbamoyltransferase complex ATPase subunit type 1 TsaE, giving the protein MQGLFPTEILDPEAMKRFGAQIANHLRPGDIVALVGDLGAGKTHITQGICAALGHQGEVTSPTFALVNEYTDSTPPIMHFDLYRMENAQELLDIGWEDYLERDAILIVEWADRFPELIPEGTHCIHIEHLPQGRRLSYDRV; this is encoded by the coding sequence GTGCAAGGTCTATTCCCCACAGAAATACTCGATCCAGAGGCCATGAAGCGCTTTGGAGCCCAGATTGCCAATCATTTACGTCCTGGCGACATTGTCGCCCTTGTGGGCGATCTTGGCGCGGGAAAAACCCATATCACCCAAGGCATCTGCGCTGCTTTAGGCCACCAGGGTGAAGTCACCAGCCCCACTTTCGCCCTCGTCAACGAATACACGGACAGCACCCCGCCCATCATGCATTTTGACCTCTACCGCATGGAAAACGCCCAGGAGCTGCTCGATATCGGCTGGGAGGACTATTTGGAGCGAGACGCCATCCTCATCGTCGAATGGGCCGATCGCTTTCCAGAGCTCATCCCTGAGGGCACCCACTGCATCCACATCGAGCACCTCCCCCAAGGCCGCCGCCTCAGCTACGACCGGGTTTAG
- the rplU gene encoding 50S ribosomal protein L21: protein MAYAVFKTGGKQYRVQAGDTIDVEKLSADVDSEVSFDEVLLVNDGSSTKVGAPVVDGATVKAKVVDQFRGKKVIAFKFKRRQGYHKTKGSRRHMTKLEITSIG, encoded by the coding sequence ATGGCATACGCAGTTTTCAAAACAGGCGGTAAGCAGTACCGCGTTCAAGCAGGTGACACAATCGACGTTGAGAAGCTCAGCGCTGATGTGGACTCCGAAGTCTCTTTCGACGAAGTACTCCTCGTTAACGACGGTAGCAGCACTAAAGTGGGTGCTCCTGTAGTTGATGGCGCTACCGTTAAGGCCAAGGTCGTTGACCAGTTCCGCGGTAAGAAGGTGATTGCTTTCAAATTCAAGCGTCGCCAGGGTTACCACAAGACCAAAGGCTCACGCCGCCACATGACCAAGCTTGAAATCACAAGCATTGGTTAA
- the atpA gene encoding F0F1 ATP synthase subunit alpha, protein MSSILQELEQEIANVTTSVSKANVGTVREIGDGVAKVEGLSDVQLNEMIEFPGGVTGLAMNLEEGEVGVVLLGEYLHLKSGDECKTTGKLLSVPVGEALLGRVVDTLGAPVDGKGEIEAAAQYPIEKIAPGIIKRKSVSVPVQTGIMAIDAMVPIGRGQRELIIGDRATGKTTIAIDTIISQANQNRAAEQGKLKNHKPLYCIYVAIGQKASNVARTMATLEEAGAMEYTTIVAASASDSAANQYLAPYTGCAIAEYLMDQGKDCLIVFDDLSKHAVAYRQVSLVLRRPSGREAYPGDVFYLHSRLLERSARLSENAGGGSLTALPIIETQAGDVSAYIPTNVISITDGQIFLETDLFYQGIRPAISVGLSVSRVGSAAQTKAIKKVSGTTKLDLAQFRELQAFAQFGSDLDAATQKKIERGQRIVELFKQNQYSPLAMEMEVAILFSMQNGYFDDVAVDRIKDCQAALEEFLTTRKADVLQLIADEKAVTDGVKDALTQALDDFKGSWK, encoded by the coding sequence ATGAGCAGCATCCTTCAGGAACTCGAACAAGAGATCGCTAACGTAACGACCTCTGTTTCCAAAGCCAACGTCGGTACCGTCCGTGAAATCGGTGATGGTGTAGCCAAAGTAGAAGGTCTTAGCGACGTTCAACTTAATGAGATGATCGAATTCCCAGGTGGAGTGACCGGTCTTGCGATGAACCTTGAAGAAGGTGAAGTAGGTGTCGTTCTTCTTGGTGAGTACCTTCACCTCAAGTCTGGCGACGAGTGCAAGACTACAGGTAAGCTTCTTTCTGTACCAGTAGGTGAAGCTCTCCTCGGTCGTGTGGTAGACACCCTTGGTGCACCAGTGGACGGCAAGGGCGAGATCGAAGCAGCTGCTCAGTACCCGATTGAGAAGATTGCTCCTGGTATCATTAAGCGTAAGTCCGTTTCTGTTCCTGTTCAGACCGGTATCATGGCGATCGATGCAATGGTGCCAATCGGCCGTGGCCAGCGTGAGCTTATCATTGGTGACCGTGCGACAGGTAAGACTACCATCGCGATCGATACCATCATTTCCCAGGCTAACCAGAACCGTGCTGCAGAGCAGGGTAAGCTGAAGAACCACAAGCCACTTTACTGTATCTACGTAGCGATCGGCCAGAAGGCTTCCAACGTGGCCCGCACCATGGCGACTCTCGAAGAAGCAGGTGCCATGGAGTACACCACTATCGTTGCTGCTTCCGCATCTGACTCCGCTGCTAACCAGTACCTCGCGCCATACACAGGTTGTGCGATTGCTGAGTACCTCATGGATCAGGGCAAGGACTGCTTGATCGTATTCGATGACCTTTCCAAGCACGCTGTAGCTTACCGTCAGGTATCCCTCGTTCTTCGTCGTCCTTCCGGTCGTGAGGCGTATCCTGGTGACGTTTTCTACCTCCACAGCCGCCTTCTCGAGCGTTCCGCACGTCTCTCCGAGAACGCAGGTGGTGGTTCCCTCACAGCTCTTCCAATCATTGAGACACAGGCTGGTGACGTATCCGCATACATCCCGACTAACGTGATCTCCATCACAGACGGTCAGATCTTCCTTGAGACTGACCTCTTCTACCAGGGTATCCGCCCAGCGATCTCCGTTGGTCTCTCCGTTTCCCGTGTGGGTTCCGCAGCGCAGACCAAGGCGATCAAGAAGGTGTCCGGTACAACCAAGCTTGACCTTGCTCAGTTCCGTGAACTTCAGGCCTTCGCTCAGTTCGGTTCCGATCTGGACGCAGCTACCCAGAAGAAGATCGAGCGTGGTCAGCGCATCGTTGAACTCTTCAAGCAGAACCAATACTCCCCACTCGCTATGGAGATGGAAGTTGCGATTCTCTTCTCCATGCAGAACGGCTACTTCGATGATGTAGCAGTGGACCGCATCAAGGACTGCCAGGCAGCTCTCGAAGAGTTCCTCACCACACGTAAGGCTGACGTCCTTCAGCTCATTGCTGACGAGAAGGCAGTTACTGACGGTGTCAAAGACGCCCTCACACAAGCCCTCGACGACTTCAAGGGTTCTTGGAAGTAA
- the atpD gene encoding F0F1 ATP synthase subunit beta, translating into MSNTGTIVQVIGAVVDADFSKAAKLPDIYSALEVSYNLYGEESTLVLEVQQHLGDGWVRAVAMSTSDGLKRGMTITDTGAPITVPVGEQVLGRIFNVTGALVDENKPLPNPEKRGSIHKPAPALVDQTSSAEILETGIKVIDLICPFVKGGKVGAFGGAGVGKTVVIMELINNIAKGHGGYSVFAGVGERTREGNDLYWEMIESNVIATEKDENGHPKLDENGNPVLADGSKVALVYGQMNEPPGARLRVALSALAMAEYFRDEEGQDVLLFVDNIFRFSQAGSEVSALLGRTPSAVGYQPTLAEEMAGLQERITSTKKGSITSLQAVYVPADDLTDPAPANTFAHLDATVVLERSLAEQALFPAVDPLASTSKALAPDVVGEEHYRVARGVQNVLQRYKELQDIIAILGMDELSDDDKMTVFRARKIQRFLTQPFHVAEVFTNVPGVYASIDETVKGFSEILEGKWDDVPEGNFYMKAGIDSVPRD; encoded by the coding sequence ATGAGCAATACAGGAACAATCGTTCAAGTCATCGGCGCTGTTGTCGACGCTGACTTCTCAAAAGCAGCTAAGCTTCCGGACATCTACTCCGCTCTGGAAGTTTCCTACAATCTTTATGGTGAAGAATCCACACTCGTACTTGAGGTGCAGCAGCACCTTGGTGACGGCTGGGTTCGCGCCGTTGCGATGAGCACCTCTGACGGTCTCAAGCGTGGCATGACCATCACCGACACCGGCGCACCAATCACTGTACCAGTGGGTGAGCAGGTTCTCGGACGTATCTTCAACGTAACAGGCGCTCTCGTAGACGAGAACAAGCCACTTCCTAACCCAGAGAAGCGTGGTTCCATCCACAAGCCAGCTCCTGCGCTTGTAGACCAGACTTCCTCCGCTGAGATCCTGGAGACAGGTATCAAGGTGATCGACCTTATCTGCCCGTTCGTTAAGGGTGGTAAAGTGGGTGCCTTCGGTGGTGCTGGTGTAGGTAAGACCGTTGTGATCATGGAGCTCATCAACAACATCGCTAAGGGCCACGGTGGTTACTCCGTGTTCGCCGGTGTGGGTGAGCGTACTCGTGAAGGTAACGACCTTTACTGGGAAATGATCGAATCCAACGTTATCGCTACCGAGAAGGATGAAAATGGTCATCCTAAGCTCGACGAAAACGGCAACCCAGTTCTCGCTGACGGTTCCAAGGTAGCGCTCGTATACGGCCAGATGAACGAGCCTCCAGGTGCACGTCTCCGTGTTGCTCTTTCCGCTCTCGCCATGGCTGAGTACTTCCGTGACGAAGAAGGTCAGGACGTTCTTCTCTTCGTTGACAACATCTTCCGTTTCTCCCAGGCAGGTTCTGAGGTGTCCGCGCTTCTTGGCCGTACGCCATCTGCTGTGGGTTACCAGCCAACACTCGCTGAGGAAATGGCCGGTCTCCAGGAGCGAATCACTTCTACCAAGAAGGGTTCCATTACCTCCCTCCAGGCGGTTTACGTTCCTGCGGATGACTTGACTGACCCAGCTCCAGCTAACACCTTCGCTCACCTTGACGCGACAGTGGTTCTTGAGCGTTCCCTCGCTGAGCAGGCTCTCTTCCCAGCGGTTGACCCACTTGCTTCCACATCCAAGGCGCTTGCTCCTGACGTAGTCGGTGAAGAGCACTACCGTGTGGCACGTGGCGTTCAGAACGTTCTTCAGCGCTACAAAGAGCTTCAGGACATCATCGCGATCCTCGGTATGGACGAGCTTTCCGACGACGACAAGATGACCGTGTTCCGTGCACGTAAGATCCAGCGTTTCCTCACTCAGCCGTTCCACGTTGCTGAGGTATTCACCAACGTTCCTGGTGTTTACGCTTCCATCGACGAGACCGTAAAAGGCTTCTCCGAGATTCTCGAAGGTAAGTGGGATGACGTGCCAGAAGGTAACTTCTACATGAAGGCTGGTATCGACAGCGTTCCTCGCGACTAA
- a CDS encoding C40 family peptidase has translation MLWVRISVAMAALASLLSLSSCSSQMKAEGKHLKHSFIYGKTAYIGPDGKAQAPPSAPKSVHKMVAAANDLIDKPYKYGGGHRSFYDNGYDCSGAVSYVLYKGGKLDSPLVSQQFFDYGNKGYGDYVTTYIRDGHVFLEICGLRFDTGGTWNSTGPRWKPERRGLSGYYVRHPRGL, from the coding sequence ATGCTTTGGGTCCGAATCTCCGTTGCCATGGCCGCATTGGCGTCATTGCTCAGCCTCAGCTCCTGCTCTTCCCAGATGAAGGCAGAGGGCAAGCATCTCAAACACAGCTTCATCTACGGCAAGACAGCCTACATTGGCCCCGATGGCAAAGCCCAGGCTCCCCCAAGTGCTCCAAAGTCAGTCCACAAAATGGTGGCCGCAGCGAATGATCTGATCGATAAACCCTACAAATATGGCGGAGGACACCGCAGCTTTTATGATAATGGCTACGATTGCTCAGGAGCCGTTTCCTACGTCCTCTACAAAGGAGGCAAACTAGACTCCCCTCTCGTTTCTCAGCAGTTTTTCGACTACGGGAACAAAGGATACGGAGACTATGTCACCACCTACATCCGTGACGGCCACGTCTTTCTGGAAATCTGCGGCCTCCGTTTTGACACAGGAGGCACCTGGAATTCCACAGGCCCACGCTGGAAGCCCGAGCGTCGCGGTCTCAGCGGCTATTATGTGAGACATCCGAGAGGTTTGTAA
- the atpC gene encoding ATP synthase F1 subunit epsilon: protein MLHLEIVTPEKTIFSDTVQDVYLPGADGELGVLELHAALVTALAPGELRYKKDGQDHELAIGSGFAEVTQEKVSVLTDSAFGESEIDEEKAEAAIQRAEEALQNVDHSKDLEEVAHLQASIALNLAKLNLKRRKRQH from the coding sequence ATGCTTCATCTCGAAATCGTAACACCTGAGAAGACCATCTTCTCCGACACAGTGCAGGACGTTTACCTTCCTGGTGCAGATGGTGAGCTCGGTGTGCTGGAACTCCACGCCGCTCTCGTTACCGCTCTGGCCCCTGGTGAACTCCGCTATAAGAAGGATGGCCAGGATCACGAACTTGCTATTGGTTCCGGTTTTGCCGAAGTCACGCAAGAGAAGGTGAGCGTTCTTACCGACTCCGCCTTTGGCGAGTCTGAAATCGATGAAGAGAAGGCCGAAGCCGCCATCCAGCGTGCTGAGGAAGCTCTTCAGAATGTTGATCACAGCAAGGATCTCGAGGAGGTTGCCCATCTTCAGGCATCCATCGCCCTCAACCTAGCCAAGCTCAACCTCAAGCGTCGCAAGCGTCAGCACTAA
- a CDS encoding CAP domain-containing protein — MKYLHLIAFVLLGGMAHAGTVRDITNEFGKTIKVELITKTDLTVTFKLPGSSKTYTVDRASLSQSDQDFLQDWEPEAAAVETPKEEAEVAPSSRLYPKSKEEIRSTVREILGRKATNGARKEQDAVNLLNVYRYLCGVPYNVTQDSQLNSHSEAAAKICKEKGQLSHDFGHYTDKCNLFSGGDMVHSVEAYIDDSGDNNRERRGHRRWCLNPGMEKTGFGTGGSAYSAMWSMDGAFRKTRHKRWSYPGEGFYPREYMHGTGWSLYLDEAAPEKDRLTITIHKLRKRPEKPISFSQEPDGKDIGVRYIYTYNNTINFEPADFSAGDRGIYCVTVKGGGVRERYIVEFF; from the coding sequence ATGAAATATCTTCACCTTATCGCATTCGTGCTGCTTGGCGGCATGGCTCATGCCGGTACAGTTCGCGATATTACCAACGAATTCGGCAAAACCATCAAGGTCGAACTCATCACCAAGACAGATCTCACCGTCACCTTCAAACTCCCGGGCAGCTCCAAAACCTACACCGTGGATCGCGCTTCACTCAGTCAGTCTGATCAGGACTTCCTACAGGATTGGGAACCTGAGGCTGCAGCCGTAGAAACACCAAAAGAAGAAGCTGAAGTCGCCCCATCAAGCAGACTTTACCCTAAATCCAAAGAAGAGATCCGCTCCACCGTCCGTGAAATTCTCGGCAGAAAAGCCACGAATGGAGCCAGAAAGGAGCAGGATGCTGTCAACCTCCTCAATGTCTACCGCTACCTCTGCGGAGTCCCCTACAACGTGACTCAAGACAGCCAGCTCAACAGCCATTCCGAGGCCGCAGCGAAAATCTGTAAGGAGAAAGGACAACTTTCCCACGACTTCGGTCACTACACCGACAAGTGCAACCTCTTCTCAGGAGGAGATATGGTGCACTCTGTGGAGGCCTACATTGATGATTCCGGTGACAACAACCGTGAGCGCCGAGGCCACCGCCGCTGGTGTCTGAACCCGGGCATGGAGAAGACCGGCTTCGGCACTGGAGGCAGCGCCTACTCCGCCATGTGGTCCATGGACGGAGCATTCCGTAAAACCCGACATAAGCGCTGGAGCTATCCAGGCGAGGGCTTCTACCCGCGTGAGTACATGCACGGCACAGGCTGGTCACTCTACCTCGATGAAGCTGCTCCTGAGAAAGACCGCCTAACCATCACCATTCACAAACTCAGGAAGCGCCCGGAGAAGCCAATCTCCTTCAGCCAGGAACCGGATGGTAAAGACATCGGGGTTCGCTACATCTACACCTACAATAACACCATCAACTTCGAACCTGCCGACTTCTCCGCTGGCGACCGCGGCATCTACTGCGTCACCGTCAAAGGCGGAGGCGTGCGTGAGCGCTACATTGTAGAGTTCTTCTAA
- the atpF gene encoding F0F1 ATP synthase subunit B — MITTLAADANKFTMLTEQFGVHGPWLIAQVINFIIVIIVLKKFAFGPIIEILEKRKNRIAEGEEKLKRIETQLAESEERTAAALEKANADAKRLIDEAKESAANLTEQKSQEAIASAQAILAKAEDAAKAERAQMVNELKADFGKLVAATTASVTGKVLTEEDKKRINDEAVASVQG, encoded by the coding sequence ATGATCACGACACTCGCAGCAGATGCTAATAAGTTCACAATGCTCACGGAGCAATTCGGTGTTCATGGGCCATGGTTGATTGCTCAGGTAATCAACTTCATCATTGTGATCATTGTTCTCAAGAAGTTCGCCTTCGGTCCAATCATTGAGATCCTCGAGAAGCGTAAGAATCGCATCGCTGAAGGTGAGGAGAAGCTTAAGCGCATTGAGACTCAGCTTGCTGAGAGCGAAGAGCGCACCGCAGCCGCCCTTGAGAAGGCCAATGCAGATGCCAAGCGCCTCATCGATGAAGCTAAGGAGAGCGCCGCTAACCTGACTGAGCAGAAGTCCCAGGAGGCTATCGCTTCCGCTCAAGCCATCCTTGCCAAGGCAGAGGACGCAGCTAAGGCTGAGCGTGCTCAGATGGTCAACGAGCTTAAGGCCGACTTCGGTAAGCTGGTAGCAGCAACCACAGCCAGCGTAACTGGCAAGGTTCTCACCGAAGAGGATAAGAAGCGTATCAACGATGAAGCCGTTGCCAGCGTGCAGGGCTAA
- the rpmA gene encoding 50S ribosomal protein L27, translating into MAHKKGQGSVKNGRDSRSKRLGVKKFGGEVVIPGNIIIRQRGTKWKPGKNVGLGKDHTIFSLAEGNVYFDQSGRRVNVAPVEA; encoded by the coding sequence ATGGCTCATAAGAAAGGACAAGGTTCCGTTAAGAACGGACGCGACTCACGCAGCAAGCGTCTCGGCGTTAAGAAATTCGGCGGCGAAGTTGTGATCCCAGGAAACATCATCATCCGTCAGCGTGGCACCAAGTGGAAGCCAGGCAAGAACGTCGGTCTTGGTAAAGACCACACTATCTTCTCACTCGCTGAAGGTAACGTTTACTTCGACCAGAGCGGTCGCCGCGTAAACGTAGCGCCAGTCGAAGCCTAA
- the atpH gene encoding ATP synthase F1 subunit delta — MKVSKDAAAAARRLFNLCMTEQGLDEDKLRTVIKTIADKKPRNYRGILYTFKRLIRLELAKKHVTVESAEELTADTKQAVESKLTTEHGSGLTFEYKVNPALLGGIRIRKGDDVWDGSIKARLDRLASAF, encoded by the coding sequence ATGAAAGTAAGCAAGGATGCCGCAGCCGCCGCACGCAGACTCTTCAACCTCTGCATGACCGAGCAAGGTCTGGACGAGGACAAGCTGCGTACAGTGATCAAAACGATCGCCGATAAGAAGCCACGCAACTACCGTGGTATCCTCTACACCTTCAAGCGTCTCATTCGCCTGGAGCTGGCTAAGAAGCACGTAACCGTCGAAAGCGCCGAAGAACTCACTGCCGATACCAAGCAGGCAGTGGAATCCAAGCTCACAACAGAGCACGGAAGCGGCCTCACTTTCGAATACAAGGTCAACCCCGCCCTGCTGGGCGGAATTCGCATCCGCAAGGGTGATGACGTATGGGACGGCAGCATCAAGGCTCGTCTCGATCGCCTCGCCTCTGCGTTCTAA
- a CDS encoding F0F1 ATP synthase subunit A yields MAKKTIFSALFFLLASVGYVAADTVADTAHAGHDAVEHAEHGHDDAAHGEHGEHDAHEGGVHKLPLHPEGALHDDKSHPLGILTNSMISVWIAVLIIVLFCRAAAGKLSMIPQGFQNFAEWLIESLYNFFGGILGEHLVKRTFWFFGSTFLLIILVNYLGLLPGVGTIVRFREDGSFAPMLRGGNADVNMTAAMAFTFAILWFYWAITENGFKGFMAHIFAPKGKFGGLMMVMMLLIFGLVGVLEVVSIGIRPVALTFRLFGNIYGGEQTLEILMGLGGDYLAFLPALPFYFMELLVGGVQALVFTLLSAVFLKLICEHSDHDHDEEHAEAH; encoded by the coding sequence ATGGCTAAGAAAACAATTTTTTCCGCACTCTTTTTCCTGTTAGCGTCAGTAGGTTACGTAGCTGCTGACACGGTTGCAGATACTGCTCATGCTGGTCATGATGCTGTCGAGCATGCTGAGCATGGTCATGATGATGCTGCTCACGGTGAGCATGGCGAGCACGATGCCCACGAGGGTGGTGTTCACAAGCTTCCGCTGCATCCGGAAGGTGCCCTGCACGATGATAAGTCACATCCGCTTGGTATTCTGACTAACTCCATGATTTCTGTCTGGATCGCGGTATTGATAATCGTGCTTTTCTGCCGCGCAGCAGCAGGTAAGCTCTCCATGATTCCTCAGGGTTTCCAGAACTTTGCTGAGTGGTTGATTGAGTCTCTCTATAATTTCTTCGGTGGTATTCTCGGTGAGCACTTGGTGAAGCGTACCTTCTGGTTCTTCGGTTCCACTTTCCTTCTGATCATCTTGGTGAACTATCTTGGCCTTCTTCCTGGTGTGGGTACTATCGTTCGTTTCCGTGAGGACGGCTCCTTTGCTCCAATGCTTCGTGGTGGTAACGCAGACGTAAACATGACTGCTGCGATGGCCTTCACCTTCGCAATTCTCTGGTTCTACTGGGCGATCACTGAGAATGGTTTCAAAGGGTTTATGGCGCACATCTTCGCTCCTAAGGGTAAATTCGGTGGCCTTATGATGGTGATGATGCTTCTGATCTTTGGCCTCGTTGGTGTACTTGAAGTGGTTTCCATCGGTATTCGTCCGGTTGCTCTCACCTTCCGTCTCTTTGGTAATATCTACGGTGGTGAGCAGACTCTTGAAATTCTAATGGGACTCGGCGGTGACTATCTCGCCTTCCTGCCAGCACTTCCCTTCTACTTCATGGAGCTTCTCGTGGGTGGTGTTCAGGCTCTCGTGTTCACCCTCCTCAGTGCCGTATTCCTCAAGCTGATCTGTGAGCACAGTGACCACGATCACGACGAAGAGCACGCAGAGGCTCACTAA
- the atpG gene encoding ATP synthase F1 subunit gamma yields MANLRDIRRRIKSVKNTAQITRAMQLVAAAKMKKAQDQALAGREYADKLNQVLVNLKENTTEEAHPLLEKREGKKTLTLVISTDKGLCGGLNTNLLKAVKKAEAEGEEVHYLTVGRKLRLQLAKAKKELKADFVVVDPVPFSEARPIAKYLTEQFLSGEYDVVKVAFTNFVSTLTQTPHVSQLLPIEADKLAEKRDYEGVGKDEIKETDHAKAMEKDYLFEPSAEAVLDNILPLYINFQIYQMLLEARASEHSARMVAMKAATDNAKGMIDDLTLEYNKLRQAAITAELLEITTAMKAME; encoded by the coding sequence ATGGCCAACCTCAGAGACATCCGCCGACGCATCAAGTCGGTTAAAAACACAGCACAGATCACCCGTGCGATGCAGCTTGTTGCTGCGGCGAAAATGAAGAAAGCCCAGGACCAGGCGCTGGCTGGCCGTGAATACGCGGACAAGCTCAACCAGGTATTGGTCAATCTCAAGGAGAACACCACGGAAGAGGCTCACCCTCTTTTAGAAAAGCGTGAAGGCAAGAAGACCCTCACTCTGGTGATTTCCACAGACAAAGGTCTTTGCGGTGGTCTGAACACCAACCTCCTGAAGGCGGTTAAGAAGGCAGAAGCTGAAGGTGAAGAAGTGCACTACCTCACAGTAGGTCGTAAGCTACGCCTGCAGCTCGCCAAAGCGAAGAAAGAGCTCAAGGCTGACTTCGTCGTGGTTGACCCGGTTCCATTCAGCGAAGCCCGCCCGATCGCCAAGTACCTGACTGAGCAATTCCTCAGTGGTGAGTATGACGTGGTCAAGGTGGCATTCACCAACTTCGTTTCCACCCTCACCCAGACACCACACGTCTCCCAGCTTCTTCCTATCGAGGCTGACAAGCTTGCTGAGAAGCGTGACTACGAAGGTGTGGGCAAGGATGAGATCAAGGAGACAGACCACGCTAAGGCGATGGAGAAGGACTACCTTTTCGAGCCAAGCGCAGAGGCTGTGTTGGACAACATCCTTCCTCTTTACATCAACTTCCAGATCTACCAGATGCTGCTTGAGGCACGCGCATCTGAGCACTCCGCACGTATGGTGGCCATGAAGGCTGCTACCGACAACGCGAAGGGCATGATCGATGACCTCACTCTCGAGTACAACAAGCTCCGTCAGGCTGCAATTACTGCCGAGCTCCTCGAGATCACAACAGCCATGAAGGCTATGGAATAA